The following proteins come from a genomic window of bacterium:
- a CDS encoding sigma 54-interacting transcriptional regulator: MSFLIINYELPTEKIVEIKPSPEILIGRGTTNHINLSDKSVSRKHAKLCYEINRWRIEDVGSSYGLCINDKRINEHYLKTGDKITIGNTEIIFTETLTEDKKSGNKTLLDTTGSSTHEVETDIMSILAGGDTSYLEQTIKKDDVSSIKEMKINLAFLFKLTSRIADILNREELFDELCHNILSHFEADCVAIMLKSGGDSILKIAALLKRENAPESLPSFSATTFDKVLNENVAVLATPKEASAKNGLSGSIMVTPLRMNKICIGAIHVESTDKEKYDDSTLNLLSAIVHQIDNALKNIELKEKLKEEKYELETALNITHQIIGKDSAIQELLSKIAVVAPTNSTVLIEGESGTGKELVARAIHFNSKLKDNAFVVVNCATFTKNLAASELFGHVKGSFTGAAYNKKGLFEKANGGTIVLDEIGELDSGVQANLLRVLEHEEFYNVGGTQPVKVEVRLIASTNQDLGEAVKRGTFRQDLYYRLNIINFKIPPLRDRTEDIPPLVKHFMKIFVENSPRKIKAISKEALDVLQAYRWPGNVRELKNVIEKTMILGKNDPILPNDLPYEILRGSATKTIDTASAMLSLKEIEKKHIARTLELTGWNKKKTSEMLGIDRTTLYKKIQAYRIEEKK, translated from the coding sequence ATGTCTTTTTTAATCATTAATTATGAACTCCCGACAGAAAAGATAGTTGAGATAAAGCCGTCTCCCGAAATCCTGATAGGGCGCGGAACGACCAACCACATAAATTTAAGCGATAAATCAGTCTCAAGAAAACACGCGAAGCTATGCTATGAAATAAACCGCTGGCGCATTGAAGATGTAGGAAGCAGTTACGGCCTGTGCATCAATGACAAGCGCATAAACGAACACTACCTGAAAACAGGAGACAAAATCACCATCGGGAATACCGAAATAATATTTACCGAGACTCTCACCGAAGATAAGAAATCCGGGAATAAGACGCTTCTTGACACGACAGGTTCCTCTACGCATGAAGTTGAAACGGATATTATGTCAATACTCGCGGGCGGCGATACCAGTTACCTGGAACAGACCATCAAGAAAGACGACGTCAGTTCCATAAAAGAGATGAAAATAAATCTCGCTTTCCTGTTCAAGCTGACATCGCGTATTGCCGATATCCTTAACAGGGAAGAACTTTTTGACGAGCTTTGCCATAACATACTCTCCCATTTCGAAGCCGATTGCGTCGCCATTATGCTTAAATCAGGGGGAGATTCAATCCTGAAAATCGCCGCCCTGCTCAAAAGAGAAAACGCTCCGGAAAGCCTGCCTTCTTTCTCGGCAACGACATTCGACAAGGTATTGAACGAAAATGTGGCTGTGCTCGCGACGCCGAAAGAGGCTTCGGCCAAAAACGGCCTTTCCGGAAGCATTATGGTCACGCCGCTGAGAATGAACAAAATATGCATAGGGGCCATACACGTAGAGTCAACCGATAAGGAAAAATATGATGATTCAACTCTTAATCTCCTGTCGGCGATTGTCCACCAAATCGATAACGCGCTGAAAAACATCGAATTAAAAGAAAAATTAAAGGAAGAGAAATACGAACTTGAAACCGCATTGAATATCACCCACCAGATAATAGGGAAAGATTCAGCCATCCAGGAATTATTAAGCAAAATCGCGGTTGTCGCGCCGACAAATTCAACTGTCCTGATAGAAGGGGAAAGCGGAACGGGAAAAGAACTGGTTGCAAGGGCGATCCATTTCAACAGCAAACTCAAGGATAACGCTTTTGTTGTCGTAAACTGCGCGACTTTTACGAAAAACCTGGCGGCAAGCGAACTTTTCGGGCATGTTAAAGGCTCTTTTACGGGAGCCGCGTACAACAAAAAAGGCCTTTTTGAAAAAGCCAACGGCGGGACTATAGTGCTTGATGAAATAGGAGAACTCGACTCAGGGGTACAGGCAAACCTGTTAAGAGTGCTTGAACACGAAGAGTTTTATAATGTGGGAGGCACCCAGCCCGTGAAAGTTGAGGTCCGGCTGATAGCGTCCACGAACCAGGACCTGGGAGAAGCCGTTAAAAGAGGGACTTTCCGGCAGGATCTTTATTACAGGCTTAATATAATTAACTTTAAAATTCCGCCGCTGCGGGACCGGACGGAAGACATCCCTCCGCTTGTAAAGCATTTTATGAAAATCTTTGTGGAAAACAGCCCGAGAAAAATCAAGGCCATATCAAAAGAAGCGCTGGATGTGCTGCAGGCATACAGGTGGCCGGGCAATGTAAGGGAACTTAAAAATGTTATTGAAAAAACAATGATTCTCGGGAAAAATGACCCTATATTGCCGAATGATCTTCCTTACGAAATACTCCGCGGGTCAGCAACCAAAACCATAGATACGGCTTCCGCCATGCTTTCCCTCAAAGAAATAGAGAAAAAACATATAGCAAGGACGCTGGAACTGACAGGCTGGAACAAGAAAAAAACCTCTGAGATGCTTGGGATAGACCGTACAACCCTGTATAAGAAAATCCAGGCATACCGGATAGAAGAAAAAAAATAA
- a CDS encoding protein kinase — translation MDDKFDKYDPSLHKTEPPVNIPAGTEIEQEMPQRISDYKIIGTIGHGAMGVVYEAYQPSLKRKVAIKVIPNSLSAFTEIVKRFEIEATSAAQLRHPNIVTIFEFGKDKHIYFYAMEYIQGKTLEDKLKKEKISLEEALNIIVQVGEGLNYAHEHGIIHRDIKPSNIIIDEEGHPLIADFGLAKVEATEEITSNKVIGTPSYMSPEQADPELKNKLDKRSDIFSLGVLLYRILIGEVPFKGRSNLEIIKKIVEQDPRYPRKANPEIPVDIEAVILKAMEKKPDKRYQTVREFIDDINRFRNGELVLARRPTSFDRMIRRIRKYKFLSMAIAAIVIISGSSGSYIISQKILEMAKWTPIFEDDFNRQEIGSNWEAFAGKKAIDTQEDHSVWKIENGELSVQSWENAFIILKKIPVSGDLKMTFDAYTVPPHDNNIQCFISDEARTTGYVFHIGGWKNQKTAITKGYAPNILNQTSLLKVEPDRKYKIRVEKVGKDVRLFVDNRLILRIVDYMPFISMENQYAGLDTWGSHVRFDNFKLYRLSTPLKTSPLVAGEKFLERGLYNEAINEFNEITGTYNDRKEIVSLGQFWIGIAYEKMEQYHQAINEYKKVINSFPEYEDLAAHSMYHIGLCYLSMGLEKEADRIFLECLRTFPRNAVLSNIVSTYTNVINQKLKEVRANIRDISASEIASLEESLSFLVTNFPEHKNLYCDTQVQIGETWTEFGDMTRARLAFQNVLLYYGSYRAQCALALNKMANIYRHQKRFEDAVSTYEKVNRTYGDQRYICAWNQIDLSHCYRLTGKISRCIEALKDCMGKYSDMKEQYGWALIWYADVCYDVNDIDEAERLLKEVDYQFAKSGYEVIYSISLFYLGQLSYDDLENVFSNGTSEFNNDPPYFIGRKFYFQGDFGRTVEYMEKCVKETKGIDWPLELALKYIEELSEQ, via the coding sequence ATGGACGACAAATTCGATAAATACGACCCGAGCCTCCACAAGACGGAACCGCCGGTGAATATTCCCGCCGGAACCGAAATCGAACAGGAGATGCCGCAGAGAATAAGCGATTACAAAATCATCGGGACCATCGGGCACGGGGCTATGGGAGTCGTGTATGAAGCTTATCAGCCGTCACTCAAAAGAAAAGTCGCGATAAAAGTAATTCCAAACTCGTTAAGCGCTTTTACCGAAATCGTCAAACGTTTTGAAATCGAAGCCACATCAGCGGCGCAACTAAGGCATCCGAACATAGTAACCATCTTCGAATTCGGCAAGGATAAACACATCTATTTCTATGCAATGGAATACATACAGGGGAAAACACTTGAGGATAAGCTTAAAAAGGAAAAAATCTCTCTTGAAGAAGCGTTGAACATAATAGTCCAGGTGGGAGAGGGGCTCAATTACGCCCATGAACACGGCATAATACACAGGGATATCAAACCGTCAAATATAATAATAGACGAAGAAGGGCACCCTTTAATAGCGGATTTCGGCCTCGCGAAAGTCGAAGCAACCGAAGAAATCACGTCGAATAAAGTGATAGGGACCCCTTCCTATATGTCTCCCGAACAGGCAGACCCGGAATTAAAGAATAAACTGGATAAGCGGTCCGATATTTTTTCTCTCGGCGTGCTTCTCTACAGGATACTTATCGGAGAAGTCCCGTTCAAAGGACGTTCCAACCTGGAAATAATCAAAAAAATTGTGGAGCAGGACCCCAGATATCCGAGAAAGGCAAACCCGGAAATCCCGGTGGATATAGAAGCGGTCATCTTAAAAGCAATGGAAAAAAAACCCGATAAACGCTACCAGACAGTACGCGAGTTTATCGATGATATCAACCGGTTCCGGAACGGAGAGCTCGTCCTGGCAAGAAGGCCGACCTCTTTTGACAGGATGATAAGAAGAATAAGAAAATACAAATTCCTGTCCATGGCAATCGCGGCCATCGTAATAATAAGCGGTTCCAGCGGCAGTTATATCATAAGCCAGAAAATCCTTGAAATGGCAAAATGGACTCCGATTTTTGAAGATGACTTCAACCGGCAGGAAATAGGCAGCAACTGGGAAGCGTTTGCGGGAAAAAAAGCAATAGACACGCAGGAAGACCACTCGGTCTGGAAAATAGAAAACGGGGAATTATCCGTTCAAAGCTGGGAAAACGCGTTTATAATCCTCAAAAAGATTCCTGTGTCCGGCGACCTGAAAATGACGTTTGACGCCTACACCGTCCCTCCGCACGACAATAACATACAATGTTTCATCTCTGACGAGGCAAGAACAACGGGTTATGTATTTCACATAGGCGGCTGGAAAAACCAGAAAACCGCAATAACAAAAGGTTACGCTCCCAATATCCTGAACCAGACATCGCTGCTTAAGGTCGAGCCCGACAGAAAATATAAAATAAGGGTGGAAAAAGTGGGAAAAGACGTGAGGCTCTTTGTAGACAACAGGCTCATATTGAGAATAGTGGATTATATGCCTTTCATATCAATGGAAAACCAGTACGCGGGGCTTGATACATGGGGTTCTCATGTAAGGTTTGATAATTTCAAGCTGTATAGATTAAGCACGCCTTTAAAAACATCCCCGCTTGTAGCGGGGGAAAAATTCCTGGAGAGAGGGCTGTATAATGAGGCTATAAACGAATTCAACGAAATAACCGGCACATACAATGACAGGAAAGAAATAGTTTCTCTCGGGCAATTCTGGATCGGCATAGCATATGAGAAAATGGAACAGTATCACCAGGCGATAAACGAATATAAAAAGGTTATCAATTCATTCCCTGAATACGAAGACCTCGCGGCTCATTCAATGTACCATATCGGCCTTTGCTACCTCTCTATGGGATTGGAAAAAGAAGCGGACAGGATATTTCTTGAATGCCTTAGAACATTCCCCAGGAACGCGGTTCTCAGCAATATAGTATCCACATATACAAATGTCATTAACCAAAAATTAAAAGAGGTGCGGGCCAATATCAGAGATATTTCAGCTTCGGAAATCGCTTCGCTTGAAGAAAGTCTTTCATTTCTGGTGACTAATTTTCCGGAGCATAAAAACCTCTATTGCGATACCCAGGTGCAGATAGGCGAAACATGGACTGAATTCGGAGATATGACAAGGGCAAGGCTCGCGTTCCAGAACGTCCTGCTGTATTACGGCTCCTACAGGGCCCAGTGCGCTCTTGCCTTAAACAAAATGGCAAACATCTACAGGCATCAGAAAAGATTTGAAGATGCCGTATCGACGTACGAAAAAGTCAACAGGACCTACGGCGACCAGAGATATATATGCGCATGGAACCAGATCGACCTTTCCCACTGCTACAGGCTTACGGGTAAAATAAGCAGATGTATCGAGGCATTAAAAGACTGTATGGGAAAATACAGCGATATGAAGGAGCAATACGGCTGGGCGTTGATATGGTATGCGGATGTCTGTTACGATGTAAATGACATAGATGAAGCCGAGAGGCTGTTAAAAGAGGTGGATTACCAATTTGCAAAATCCGGCTATGAAGTGATTTATTCCATCAGCCTTTTTTACCTCGGGCAGCTTTCATATGACGACCTGGAAAATGTTTTCTCAAACGGGACAAGCGAATTCAACAACGACCCTCCTTATTTTATAGGAAGAAAATTTTATTTTCAGGGTGATTTCGGCAGGACTGTCGAATATATGGAAAAATGCGTAAAAGAGACCAAAGGGATAGACTGGCCGTTAGAGCTGGCGCTGAAATATATAGAAGAGTTATCGGAACAATAA
- the lpdA gene encoding dihydrolipoyl dehydrogenase, which yields MADKFDYDVVVIGCGPAGYIGSIRASRLGLKTAVIEKDIPGGVCVNAGCIPTKSMIHHAGIFNSSETLKDMGIKVDTGAFNYRRVFEKSRQASEMLSKGVRYLLRQAGVELIAGNAVIKSANEISVDGKQIISSGKMIIATGSRPRPVEGFDIDEKQILSSTGALMLERLPKSVLIIGSGAIGAEFSYIMNSFGVEVHIAEIMDRILPQEDEEASLVVKRAFVKKGIKIYTGSAVALALGDEKTLKVQVKKNGKEEYIAVEKILVAAGRVPNTENIGLENIKVKTEKGFISVGDYYQTDEKNVFAAGDVINSPLLAHLASKEAEIAADYIAGGNPVKRVDVSNVPRVVYTEPQIAGFGPAEGELIKSKTNYKKIVFQYKACPKAVIENKTEGFIKILYNPSDNAVIAVYIAGAEAAELIHELLLAKTGGLNLGHIADMIHAHPTLSEINMEAAKGIA from the coding sequence ATGGCGGATAAATTTGATTACGACGTTGTTGTAATAGGTTGCGGCCCGGCAGGTTATATTGGAAGCATAAGAGCATCCAGGCTGGGGCTTAAAACCGCTGTTATTGAGAAGGATATTCCGGGTGGAGTTTGTGTGAATGCGGGTTGCATTCCTACAAAATCCATGATTCACCACGCCGGTATCTTTAATTCGTCGGAAACGCTGAAAGACATGGGGATTAAAGTAGATACCGGAGCTTTTAATTATAGAAGGGTTTTTGAAAAATCAAGACAGGCTTCGGAAATGCTTTCCAAAGGTGTCCGTTATCTGCTCAGGCAGGCTGGTGTGGAACTTATAGCGGGTAATGCTGTTATAAAATCCGCGAATGAAATATCAGTTGACGGGAAACAAATTATCAGTTCCGGTAAAATGATTATTGCCACCGGTTCAAGGCCCAGGCCGGTTGAAGGATTTGATATCGATGAAAAACAGATACTATCGTCCACCGGCGCTTTGATGCTTGAGCGGCTTCCGAAAAGCGTATTAATCATAGGAAGCGGCGCGATAGGCGCGGAATTTTCGTATATAATGAACTCTTTCGGGGTTGAGGTTCATATTGCCGAGATTATGGACCGGATTCTGCCGCAGGAAGATGAAGAAGCTTCTCTGGTGGTAAAAAGGGCATTTGTAAAAAAAGGTATCAAAATCTATACGGGAAGCGCAGTGGCTTTGGCGCTAGGGGATGAAAAAACTCTTAAGGTTCAGGTAAAAAAGAACGGGAAGGAAGAATATATCGCAGTGGAGAAAATACTCGTTGCGGCGGGCAGGGTCCCGAATACGGAAAACATCGGGCTTGAAAACATAAAAGTTAAAACGGAAAAAGGGTTTATTTCAGTGGGTGACTATTATCAGACCGATGAAAAAAATGTGTTTGCCGCGGGGGATGTGATAAATTCTCCTCTTCTGGCGCATCTTGCCTCAAAAGAAGCTGAAATTGCCGCTGATTATATTGCGGGCGGAAATCCCGTCAAACGTGTGGATGTTTCGAATGTTCCGAGAGTGGTTTATACAGAACCTCAGATAGCGGGTTTCGGGCCGGCGGAAGGCGAATTGATAAAAAGCAAAACAAATTATAAAAAGATTGTTTTTCAGTATAAGGCTTGTCCGAAAGCCGTCATTGAAAATAAAACCGAAGGATTTATCAAAATCCTGTACAATCCTTCGGATAACGCTGTTATCGCTGTTTATATTGCCGGCGCGGAAGCGGCTGAGTTAATACATGAACTTTTGCTTGCGAAGACCGGCGGGCTGAACCTGGGGCATATTGCGGATATGATACACGCCCATCCCACTCTTTCGGAAATAAACATGGAAGCGGCGAAGGGAATTGCCTGA
- the ppsR gene encoding pyruvate, phosphate dikinase/phosphoenolpyruvate synthase regulator, whose amino-acid sequence MKKFRIIIISDATGDLGERFITSILTQLPKETFEITIENFVNTPQKLRAALQKTTADSLIFHLTIFPELKKMIERFSAERNVPSYDLTGGAMDFIVRATGIKPRWSLNRIHEIDTEYISKQESIVFTIKHDDGLRPEDLNKADIILVGVSRTSKTPTSIYLAAKGYKVANVPFVSVFSFPKELQAVKSNKIAAFTINPRTLFSIRKERSKSYRSKEGEYSFLNSISEEIKTAEKFYAGMGWPVLDVTDRATEENAAMVLKLLGKKKG is encoded by the coding sequence ATGAAGAAATTCAGGATAATAATCATATCTGACGCCACAGGAGACCTCGGAGAGCGTTTTATAACTTCTATACTCACCCAGCTTCCAAAGGAAACCTTTGAGATAACGATTGAAAATTTCGTTAATACGCCGCAAAAACTGCGCGCCGCGCTGCAAAAAACAACTGCCGACTCACTTATATTCCATCTTACTATTTTCCCGGAACTTAAAAAAATGATAGAACGGTTTTCCGCCGAACGGAATGTGCCGAGTTATGACCTGACCGGCGGGGCTATGGATTTTATAGTCCGGGCAACAGGAATAAAACCCAGATGGAGCCTGAACAGAATACACGAGATTGACACCGAATACATCTCGAAACAGGAGTCTATCGTTTTCACAATCAAACACGATGACGGCCTGAGGCCCGAAGACCTGAACAAAGCCGATATAATACTCGTAGGCGTATCCAGGACATCAAAAACCCCGACATCCATCTATCTTGCCGCTAAAGGATATAAAGTCGCCAATGTCCCGTTTGTTTCCGTATTCTCTTTTCCGAAAGAACTGCAGGCCGTCAAATCAAACAAAATCGCGGCGTTTACCATTAATCCCAGGACCTTATTCTCCATAAGGAAGGAACGCTCCAAATCTTACAGGTCAAAGGAAGGGGAGTATTCCTTTTTAAACAGCATATCCGAAGAAATCAAGACCGCGGAAAAATTTTACGCCGGTATGGGCTGGCCCGTCCTGGATGTAACCGACAGGGCAACCGAAGAAAACGCCGCAATGGTGTTGAAGTTGCTTGGGAAAAAGAAGGGATAA
- a CDS encoding lysophospholipid acyltransferase family protein, translating to MDFFKKIKKNKFITDIRRYIVYVVSISACFIVRILPWKVVVKAGKALGLFAFYIIRYAKKRATDNLTRVFGEERSAGEIRLIAKNVYKNIGITSLEFAKMPHMTDDEFFAATDYKKEQIDYLRELLEHKKGVIFASAHMGNWEMLAEFGSRLGFNMSILFKPSTNPYLNKIWFGLRGNNKLIDISKDLSSVVRRLRANEVICLLFDENARKRGIMLDFFGKPASTYKGPAYFALKTGCPIVCLYFVRKKEDAKHKFIIERTIWPKRTGNLEKDMLHILKQMNESLEQVIRQYPDQWNWIYKRW from the coding sequence ATGGATTTTTTTAAAAAAATAAAAAAAAATAAGTTTATTACCGATATCCGCAGGTATATTGTCTATGTCGTTTCAATAAGCGCTTGTTTCATCGTAAGAATTCTTCCGTGGAAAGTCGTGGTAAAAGCCGGGAAGGCGCTCGGGTTATTTGCTTTTTATATTATCCGTTACGCTAAAAAAAGGGCGACAGATAATCTTACCAGGGTTTTTGGGGAAGAAAGGTCCGCCGGGGAGATCCGGCTGATCGCGAAAAATGTGTATAAAAACATAGGCATCACCTCGCTTGAATTCGCCAAGATGCCTCATATGACGGATGACGAGTTTTTTGCGGCGACAGACTATAAGAAGGAACAGATAGATTATCTCCGGGAACTTTTAGAGCATAAAAAGGGCGTGATTTTTGCCAGCGCCCATATGGGTAATTGGGAGATGCTCGCGGAGTTCGGGTCGCGTTTGGGTTTTAATATGTCAATCCTGTTTAAACCTTCGACTAACCCTTATCTGAATAAAATATGGTTTGGACTGAGAGGCAACAACAAACTGATAGATATTTCAAAAGACCTGTCCTCTGTTGTCAGGCGGCTCCGCGCCAACGAAGTGATATGCCTTCTGTTTGATGAAAATGCCCGTAAACGCGGCATTATGCTGGATTTTTTCGGCAAACCGGCATCTACCTACAAAGGCCCTGCGTATTTTGCGCTGAAAACAGGGTGCCCGATAGTCTGCCTTTATTTTGTAAGGAAAAAAGAAGACGCGAAACATAAGTTTATTATTGAAAGGACTATCTGGCCGAAAAGAACCGGCAATCTGGAAAAGGATATGCTCCATATTCTAAAACAGATGAACGAAAGCCTGGAACAGGTTATCAGGCAGTATCCCGACCAATGGAACTGGATTTACAAACGCTGGTAG
- a CDS encoding radical SAM protein: MWQKKFKSICPVCDKPIEGLFYEKDGKVFIKKECPEHGEVNDIASSNKDIFIGKMGLAGDDCSQNCSIDKCGAGIFSCQNHISRRSPIVFIEVTPRCNMNCPICYIDASTKGSDIPFEDIKRMIQKVKESDPETHLVLIGGEPTIHKDFFKILDLVRDAGLMKRCYLATNGITLSDEKFCKKVYDAGIRWYYLAFDGVNKETCKKIRGSYRSYEASRKTIENLRKFKRAKIVLSVTMVRGLNEGELPEVIKFALDNSDVVRKVSVSVEVFCGRQEHPEKLVEKRITPECIESTVKKAFNMKAATAALVFYTRLLEFLKLAGLLSEDVWMYGMPHPMCGSSGFICRNEDGSIFSAIDMIIRNPDKNIYRYGAKITGLIHRMGNIKSGLSGIFLGKFLWKVMDLGFFVPAGFVITLFYIRPSFLIKVFSSAVKSVFGKKKMRDYLTGNSKVQLDYLVGADKYNFAWEKMPYCATHHYRIDPRTKKVVKMCGCFVIPFRSYAESCNTMG, translated from the coding sequence ATGTGGCAGAAAAAGTTTAAAAGCATATGTCCCGTATGCGACAAACCTATCGAAGGGCTTTTTTATGAGAAAGACGGCAAGGTTTTTATAAAAAAGGAGTGTCCGGAACATGGGGAGGTAAATGACATTGCTTCTTCAAATAAAGATATTTTTATCGGGAAAATGGGTCTTGCCGGGGATGATTGTTCGCAAAACTGCAGTATAGACAAATGCGGCGCCGGTATTTTTTCATGTCAGAACCATATTTCGCGCAGGTCCCCCATCGTATTTATCGAGGTAACTCCAAGATGTAATATGAACTGTCCCATTTGCTATATAGACGCCAGCACAAAAGGCAGTGATATTCCCTTTGAAGATATTAAGAGGATGATACAAAAGGTTAAAGAGAGCGACCCCGAAACACATCTTGTATTAATAGGCGGCGAACCCACTATACATAAGGATTTCTTTAAAATACTTGATTTGGTCAGGGACGCGGGCCTTATGAAAAGATGTTATCTTGCCACCAACGGAATTACATTGTCGGATGAGAAGTTTTGCAAAAAAGTTTATGACGCGGGCATTAGGTGGTATTACCTTGCCTTTGACGGTGTTAACAAAGAAACCTGTAAAAAAATAAGAGGGAGCTACCGTTCTTACGAAGCGTCAAGAAAAACTATAGAAAACCTGCGAAAATTCAAAAGAGCCAAAATTGTGCTTTCAGTTACTATGGTCAGGGGGTTGAACGAGGGCGAACTGCCGGAGGTTATAAAATTTGCCCTGGATAACAGCGACGTAGTGAGAAAAGTTTCTGTTTCGGTTGAGGTTTTTTGCGGAAGGCAGGAACATCCCGAAAAACTTGTGGAAAAAAGGATTACTCCGGAGTGTATCGAAAGTACGGTAAAAAAGGCGTTCAATATGAAAGCGGCTACCGCGGCGCTGGTTTTTTACACGCGTCTGCTGGAATTTCTGAAACTGGCGGGATTATTGTCCGAAGACGTCTGGATGTACGGTATGCCGCATCCCATGTGCGGGAGTTCGGGTTTTATATGCAGAAACGAGGACGGCTCGATTTTCTCCGCTATTGATATGATCATCAGAAATCCGGATAAGAATATTTACAGGTACGGAGCGAAAATAACGGGGCTTATCCATCGGATGGGGAATATTAAAAGCGGGCTTTCCGGTATTTTTCTTGGCAAGTTTTTATGGAAGGTGATGGATTTGGGTTTCTTTGTGCCCGCCGGCTTTGTAATAACACTGTTTTATATCAGGCCTTCGTTTTTGATTAAAGTCTTTTCATCGGCTGTAAAGTCAGTTTTCGGGAAAAAGAAAATGAGGGATTACCTGACCGGAAACAGCAAAGTGCAATTAGATTATCTTGTAGGCGCGGATAAATATAATTTCGCGTGGGAAAAAATGCCTTATTGCGCGACTCACCATTACAGAATAGACCCCCGCACGAAGAAAGTGGTGAAGATGTGTGGATGTTTTGTCATACCTTTCAGAAGCTATGCCGAGTCCTGCAATACAATGGGATAG
- a CDS encoding radical SAM protein → MANFAFCNKCRQTVPAEHVVRNGKVYLLKQCPKCGDNETLISSDAEAYKQKFNVMGGLIYEGCGLNCLECTHKAPNIAFVELTNRCNMNCPICITNVPSMGFEFEPDMEYFRLIFENLSNLDPKPSVQLFGGEPTVREDLFDIIRLAKSYGLSVRVVTNGLKLADRDYCEKLVEEGVSILISFDGFNRKMYEMFRGMPGALDLKLKALENLAHRKKGKVILMTVASKEQDNEDLKKLFDYCVKNKKITRGIFIMPLAHMWSPDRLDYNPERTTPEDVEHMVDDAVGGGVEFVPLGSLDIKVFNKVLKLKEMPFVGVHPNCESITVLVSDGQRLFPVSRFLKKGLFNLVGDLKKVGDEISRHKKIGFLFKIKVYLAILNILFSNFNFGNAVGRKGLSAFLKWVKIISKVLLGRKLKDVIREETDMKGALQVMVLPFEDYDTTEAVRLKMCTSSFVYPETRDGDVKYIPVCAWERHKKKVMKDIAEKFNKPGFDKGLSRGKNVAEKV, encoded by the coding sequence ATGGCTAATTTCGCGTTTTGTAATAAATGCAGGCAGACAGTGCCCGCCGAACATGTTGTGCGGAACGGCAAAGTATACCTTCTTAAGCAATGCCCAAAATGTGGCGATAATGAAACTTTAATTTCAAGCGACGCCGAAGCATATAAGCAAAAATTTAATGTTATGGGCGGGCTTATTTATGAAGGCTGCGGGTTAAATTGTCTGGAATGCACACATAAAGCCCCGAATATTGCATTTGTAGAACTCACAAACAGGTGCAACATGAACTGTCCTATCTGTATCACTAACGTTCCTTCCATGGGATTTGAATTTGAACCGGACATGGAATACTTCAGGCTTATTTTTGAAAATCTTTCAAATCTGGATCCCAAACCGTCAGTTCAGCTCTTTGGAGGAGAACCGACTGTAAGAGAAGACCTTTTTGATATTATCAGACTCGCTAAATCATACGGCCTCTCGGTGAGGGTTGTCACAAACGGCCTGAAACTTGCTGACAGGGATTATTGTGAAAAGCTGGTGGAAGAAGGAGTCTCAATCCTTATATCATTTGATGGTTTTAACAGGAAAATGTATGAGATGTTCAGGGGAATGCCCGGGGCGTTGGATCTTAAGCTGAAAGCCCTTGAAAACCTTGCTCACAGAAAGAAAGGCAAAGTCATTTTAATGACGGTGGCTTCGAAAGAGCAGGATAACGAAGATTTAAAGAAGCTGTTCGATTACTGTGTGAAAAACAAGAAGATTACAAGGGGTATTTTTATTATGCCCCTGGCGCATATGTGGTCGCCTGACAGGCTGGACTATAATCCCGAGAGGACCACTCCCGAAGATGTGGAACATATGGTTGATGATGCGGTGGGAGGCGGAGTTGAATTTGTGCCTTTGGGTTCTCTTGATATAAAGGTTTTCAATAAGGTGCTTAAATTAAAAGAGATGCCTTTTGTAGGAGTCCATCCTAACTGTGAAAGCATAACAGTCCTTGTTTCCGACGGGCAGAGATTGTTCCCTGTTTCAAGATTCCTTAAAAAAGGATTGTTTAATCTTGTCGGCGACCTGAAAAAAGTCGGGGACGAGATTTCCCGTCATAAAAAAATAGGCTTTCTGTTCAAGATCAAGGTCTATCTGGCGATTTTGAATATTCTGTTCAGCAATTTTAATTTCGGGAACGCTGTAGGCAGGAAAGGGTTAAGCGCTTTTCTCAAATGGGTGAAAATAATAAGCAAGGTTCTCCTTGGACGTAAACTTAAGGATGTAATCAGGGAAGAAACGGATATGAAGGGGGCTCTTCAGGTAATGGTCCTCCCGTTTGAAGATTACGATACAACGGAAGCTGTCCGGTTAAAAATGTGCACATCCTCTTTTGTTTATCCTGAAACCAGAGACGGGGACGTTAAGTATATTCCGGTCTGCGCGTGGGAACGCCATAAGAAGAAAGTAATGAAGGACATAGCCGAAAAATTTAATAAACCGGGGTTTGACAAAGGGTTATCAAGAGGGAAAAATGTGGCAGAAAAAGTTTAA